A region from the Hippoglossus hippoglossus isolate fHipHip1 chromosome 18, fHipHip1.pri, whole genome shotgun sequence genome encodes:
- the LOC117751850 gene encoding serine/threonine-protein kinase DCLK2-like, translated as MSLSKTLELEHFEERDKVRRGRSTRAKRDDSTNSAGGGGSGPSSRGSSLVPSPAHSANCSYYRTRTLQALTSEKRAKKVRFYRNGDRYFKGLVYAVSSDRFRSYDALLMELTRSLADNLHLPQGVRTIYTMDGSKKITSMDELVEGECYICASNEPYRKVDYNKISVPSWKPGAGAGAASSTRSATASTGVSASAAVATVPRERPEGREGRESKDFIKPKLVTVIRSGVKPRKAVRVLLNKKTAHSFEQVLADITEAIKLDSGAVKRLYTLDGKQLTCLQDFFGDDDVFMACGPEKFRYAQDDFVLTHTTKTQTFVNECRVKAPRPAAPQKPTTPKTPSSSGFSTSRTRTKSPGPGPANEPSGKSSRSSPSPTSPGTQRSLKISPRRSSSTDVNGESEQPEDATVEVNGNRTVSSSNINDKYKVGKVIGDGNFAVVKECVERSTGKEYALKIIDKARCCGKEHLIENEVAVLRRVRHPSIIQLIEVDETPSQLFLVMELVKGGDLFDAITSSTKYSERDSSAMVFNLAGAVKYLHRMNIVHRDIKPENLLVCEYPDGTKSLKLGDFGLATVLEGPLYTVCGTPTYVAPEIIAETGYGLKVDIWAAGVITYILLCGFPPFRSENNVQEELFDQILRGKLEFPSPDWDTISLPAKMLISQMLQVNVDTRFTAEEVLLHCWVTDEAPVDSNAVSSTEDQTSGDALEPEQELPILESKQVPSPMV; from the exons ATGTCTCTGAGCAAGACCCTCGAGCTGGAGCACTTTGAGGAACGAGACAAGGTTCGCCGGGGACGCTCCACCCGGGCCAAGAGAGATGACTCTACAAACAGCGCTGGTGGTGGGGGATCTGGCCCCAGCTCCAGGGGCAGCAGCCTGGTTCCTAGCCCTGCCCACAGCGCCAACTGCAGCTATTACCGGACCCGAACCCTGCAGGCGCTCACCTCGGAGAAAAGGGCCAAAAAGGTCAGGTTCTACCGCAACGGAGACCGGTACTTTAAGGGTCTGGTGTACGCCGTTTCCAGCGATCGGTTTCGCTCCTACGACGCACTGTTGATGGAGCTGACGCGCTCATTGGCGGATAACCTGCATTTGCCACAAGGGGTGCGCACAATCTACACTATGGACGGCAGCAAAAAGATCACCAGTATGGACGAGCTGGTGGAAG gtgaGTGCTACATTTGTGCCTCCAATGAGCCGTACCGTAAGGTCGACTACAACAAGATCTCCGTCCCCAGCTGGAAGCCCGGAGCCGGGGCCGGCGCGGCCAGCTCGACCCGGTCCGCCACGGCGTCCACTGGTGTGTCAGCGAGCGCCGCCGTCGCCACCGTCCCCAGAGAGCGCCCTGAGGGTCGAGAGGGCAGGGAGAGCAAAGACTTCATCAAGCCCAAGCTGGTGACGGTGATCCGCAGCGGCGTGAAGCCCCGCAAGGCGGTGAGGGTCCTGCTGAACAAGAAGACAGCACACTCCTTCGAACAAGTGCTGGCCGACATCACCGAGGCCATCAAGCTGGACTCTGGTGCCGTGAAGAGGTTGTACACGCTGGACGGAAAACAG ctGACCTGTCTGCAGGATTTCTTCGGAGATGACGACGTGTTCATGGCGTGCGGCCCGGAGAAGTTCCGTTACGCTCAGGACGActttgtgctcacacacaccaccaaGACGCAGACGTTTGTTAATg AATGCCGAGTCAAAGCACCTCgccctgctgctcctcagaaACCTACAACTCCCAAGACTCCCAGCAGCTCCGGGTTCTCCACGTCCAGGACCAGAACCAAGtctccaggtccaggtccag CCAATGAGCCCTCAGGGAAGTCATCCAGGTCCAGCCCCTCCCCCACCAGCCCCGGGACTCAACGCAGCCTCAAG ATCTCTCCTCGTCGATCCTCCTCCACTGACGTCAACGGAGAGTCCGAGCAGCCGGAGGACGCCACTGTCGAGG TTAACGGGAATCGAACGGTTTCTTCCTCCAACATCAACGATAAATACAAAGTCGGGAAAGTGATCGGAGATGGAAACTTCGCTGTGGTGAAGGAGTGTGTGGAGAG gtcgACAGGAAAGGAATACGCCCTGAAGATCATCGACAAGGCTCGATGCTGTGGGAAG gagcACCTGATAGAGAACGAGGTGGCGGTCCTGCGGAGGGTTCGACATCCGAGCATCATCCAGTTAATCGAGGTGGACGAAACGCCGTCTCAGCTGTTCCTCGTCATGGAGCTCGTCAAg GGCGGCGACCTGTTCGACGCCATCACCTCCTCCACTAAGTACAGCGAGCGAGACTCGAGCGCCATGGTCTTCAACCTGGCCGGAGCCGTCAAGTACCTGCACCGCATGAACATCGTCCACCGCGACATCAAGCCTGAGAACCtgctg GTGTGTGAGTATCCAGACGGCACCAAGTCCCTGAAGTTGGGGGATTTTGGTTTGGCGACGGTCTTGGAGGGGCCGCTGTACACCGTCTGCGGGACGCCAACGTACGTCGCCCCGGAGATCATCGCAGAGACCGG ttaTGGTCTCAAAGTCGACATCTGGGCGGCTGGAGTCATCACCTACATCCTGTTGTGTGGATTCCCTCCATTCCGAAG tgAGAATAACGTGCAGGAGGAGCTGTTCGATCAGATCCTCAGAGGGAAGCTGGAGTTTCCATCTCCGGACTGGGACACCATCAGTCTGCCTGCGAAG ATGCTGATTAGTCAGATGCTGCAGGTGAACGTAGACACTCGTTTCACTGCAGAGGAAGTTTTATTACACTGCTGGGTGAcg